The proteins below come from a single Burkholderia contaminans genomic window:
- a CDS encoding SDR family NAD(P)-dependent oxidoreductase gives MNRLNGKTAVITGGATGIGRAAARRFIDEGAFVFIFGRRQAALDAAVADLGPHARAVQGSVSDPADLERLYAAVKAERGTIDIVFANAGAGSPLPLGKITAEHIDEIFDTNVKGSIFTVQAALPLMGQGGSIILTGSSAGTTGAAGFTAYSASKAAVRNLARTWAEDLKGTGIRVNVLSPGATATELAKEALGEEGQKAYGAMTPLQRMADPAEIGAVAAFLASSDSSFMTASEVAVDGGLAQL, from the coding sequence ATGAACAGACTGAATGGAAAGACCGCAGTGATCACCGGCGGCGCTACCGGAATCGGCCGCGCCGCCGCAAGACGCTTCATCGACGAAGGCGCCTTCGTCTTCATCTTCGGCCGGCGGCAGGCAGCGCTCGACGCCGCCGTAGCCGACCTCGGGCCCCATGCCCGCGCGGTGCAGGGTTCGGTTTCCGATCCGGCAGATCTCGAGCGGCTCTACGCTGCGGTGAAGGCGGAGCGCGGAACCATCGACATCGTGTTCGCCAATGCCGGCGCAGGAAGCCCGCTTCCGCTCGGCAAGATCACCGCCGAACACATCGACGAAATCTTCGACACCAACGTGAAGGGTTCGATTTTCACGGTCCAGGCGGCGCTGCCGCTGATGGGCCAGGGCGGTTCAATCATCCTGACGGGATCGAGCGCCGGCACCACTGGAGCCGCGGGATTCACGGCATACAGCGCGAGCAAGGCAGCGGTGCGCAACCTCGCCCGGACCTGGGCGGAGGACCTGAAGGGCACCGGCATCCGCGTCAACGTGCTGTCGCCGGGGGCGACGGCGACCGAACTGGCCAAGGAGGCGCTGGGCGAGGAAGGCCAGAAGGCCTATGGGGCGATGACGCCGCTCCAGCGTATGGCCGATCCGGCGGAGATCGGGGCGGTGGCCGCCTTTCTTGCGTCGTCGGACAGCAGCTTCATGACCGCCAG
- a CDS encoding cytochrome c encodes MKILLVASLGIVLLAQTSPAFADSDNGKKIFLARCSMCHGADARGTGPLANKSNPPTPDLTTPAFKKRLNDYPGVIVSSVILRPNGDLIPKTLRENGVKLPPHSWTVQDFRDLNQYMSGLILKN; translated from the coding sequence ATGAAAATACTCCTCGTCGCTTCACTGGGAATAGTATTGCTGGCTCAAACATCACCCGCCTTCGCGGATAGCGATAACGGGAAAAAGATCTTCCTGGCGAGATGTTCGATGTGCCACGGAGCAGATGCCCGAGGCACCGGGCCACTGGCCAATAAAAGCAACCCGCCCACGCCCGACCTCACGACGCCCGCCTTCAAAAAACGACTCAACGATTATCCGGGCGTGATTGTCTCGTCGGTCATCCTTCGCCCCAATGGGGACCTGATTCCGAAAACGTTGCGAGAGAACGGCGTGAAACTCCCGCCCCACTCCTGGACAGTCCAGGATTTCCGCGATTTGAATCAATACATGAGTGGCTTGATTTTAAAGAATTAA
- a CDS encoding LysR family transcriptional regulator, with amino-acid sequence MLDNVTINQLRAFVAVCDQGSFSGAARQLRRAQSAISHAIGALESAFDVVLFERNTRKATLTAAGRSLLPDARGVISRTEEMKMRAVAIAEAGVPQVSIAVDTYFPRAHLIECLRILQADFPTAAINLRMTTMQGGERLVFDGTCALAVTIMDVPELSQGTIERQHLCEAQMVTVCAPSHPLAALAGPIPREEFGRHIQLVVTDNQPDAGKSQQGVASERQWWVNDLGAKHDLLRGGLCWGHMPRHLVEEDLAKGALVELRRRAWHMRSLTFMISQRRGYAFSECETRLVELLGNRHPVSKDGKAAARVKRGR; translated from the coding sequence ATGCTGGACAACGTCACCATCAACCAACTTCGGGCTTTTGTCGCGGTATGCGATCAGGGAAGCTTCTCCGGGGCTGCACGGCAGCTGAGGCGTGCACAGTCGGCAATCAGTCACGCGATCGGCGCGCTCGAGAGTGCCTTCGACGTGGTGCTGTTCGAGCGCAACACGCGCAAGGCGACGCTCACGGCGGCAGGCCGCAGCCTTCTGCCGGATGCGCGGGGGGTGATCTCGCGCACCGAGGAAATGAAGATGCGCGCGGTTGCCATTGCCGAAGCCGGGGTGCCCCAGGTCTCGATTGCCGTGGATACCTATTTTCCGCGTGCGCACCTGATTGAATGCCTGCGCATCCTGCAGGCGGACTTTCCAACCGCTGCAATCAATCTGCGCATGACGACCATGCAGGGTGGCGAGCGTCTGGTTTTCGACGGCACGTGCGCATTGGCGGTCACGATCATGGACGTGCCCGAGTTGAGCCAGGGCACCATCGAACGGCAGCATTTATGCGAAGCGCAAATGGTGACCGTCTGTGCGCCATCGCATCCGCTGGCCGCACTTGCGGGGCCGATCCCGCGGGAGGAATTCGGCCGGCATATCCAGCTCGTCGTAACGGACAATCAGCCCGATGCGGGAAAGAGCCAGCAAGGGGTCGCCAGCGAACGCCAGTGGTGGGTGAACGATCTCGGCGCGAAGCACGATCTGCTCAGGGGAGGCTTGTGCTGGGGGCACATGCCGCGCCATCTGGTCGAGGAAGACCTCGCGAAGGGGGCGCTGGTCGAACTCCGACGGCGCGCGTGGCACATGCGCTCGCTCACGTTCATGATCTCCCAGCGGCGCGGATACGCCTTTTCCGAATGCGAGACACGTCTGGTCGAACTCCTGGGCAATCGTCATCCCGTCTCGAAGGACGGGAAGGCCGCGGCCCGCGTGAAGCGCGGTCGCTGA